A genomic window from Candidatus Schekmanbacteria bacterium includes:
- a CDS encoding ribosome maturation factor RimP, whose product MTLNLQYMESSDIERVLLPIIKKEELELVEIKIAGNIKHPLIKVFLDKEGGITVNECAEVSSQLNAVLSVEYDDIDYRLEVSSPGLDRPLKEKKDFMRCKGKNVLLTYREKDGKISKITGKVVDITENCVNIKNINNTVISVCYNDIIKANLEIRF is encoded by the coding sequence ATGACATTGAATTTGCAATATATGGAATCTTCTGACATTGAAAGAGTACTGCTTCCAATTATAAAAAAGGAAGAGTTAGAATTAGTTGAAATCAAGATTGCGGGGAATATAAAACATCCTCTAATCAAGGTATTTTTAGACAAAGAGGGAGGGATAACGGTCAACGAATGTGCCGAAGTGAGCAGTCAACTCAATGCTGTTTTAAGTGTTGAATATGATGATATAGATTATAGATTAGAGGTATCATCGCCGGGGCTGGACAGGCCGTTGAAGGAGAAAAAGGATTTTATGCGCTGCAAAGGGAAGAATGTGTTACTAACATATCGCGAAAAAGATGGAAAGATTAGTAAAATTACAGGGAAAGTAGTTGATATAACTGAAAATTGTGTTAATATTAAAAATATAAATAATACCGTAATATCAGTATGTTATAATGATATTATTAAAGCAAATCTTGAAATAAGGTTTTAG
- the recJ gene encoding single-stranded-DNA-specific exonuclease RecJ — MKNNTKWITYPLNTQLAKKLSESLGISKITAQILINRGCDTVLKAEKFLYGGSELFYPALKMKDMGLALEKTKEACRNKEKIFLFGDYDVDGTSSVVMLLKTLKEIGAKCEYYIPRRLKEGYGLNTNAVKYAAQKGFKMIITADCGISNCKEIALARELGMSVIVLDHHLPSGELPDANAIVNPKQEDCEYPFSELSASGIVYKFCTELLGSEVYSELKEELLAFAALGTVADIAPLLDENRLIVKKGLKNLNLTSNAGLNELLQRKELHFKKIMPWHISFIIAPVINAEGRVHEYSDDVPLGYSQVVELFTSGSNGNLPSKVSSICADNDIRQDIEKRIMNDAMEMAKEEIEKGNNIIILHNDNWHPGVIGIVASKLTEEFLKPVVIIGEGGRGSARSSVNFDIYSSIDRCGKYLESYGGHTFAAGFKMDYRNLDNLKNALCEIASNYEVDSPFRKKEEIDMDIDFDEMNKELINEFDMLEPFGYGNQQPVFITRNVTVKYEPRIVGDKHLKLLLSQNGYTLQAIGFNMAEKKDILPENEYFSVIYTPQINNWNNEEHIQLKLKEIVIE; from the coding sequence ATGAAAAATAATACAAAGTGGATTACTTATCCCCTCAATACACAGTTAGCCAAAAAACTCTCTGAAAGTCTTGGTATATCGAAAATTACAGCCCAAATCCTCATTAATCGAGGATGCGATACAGTACTGAAAGCTGAAAAATTTCTCTATGGCGGAAGTGAGCTTTTTTATCCTGCTCTCAAAATGAAAGATATGGGTCTTGCTTTGGAAAAGACAAAGGAAGCTTGCAGAAATAAAGAGAAAATTTTTCTATTTGGAGATTATGATGTCGATGGCACGAGTTCTGTTGTAATGCTTTTAAAAACATTGAAAGAAATTGGAGCTAAATGTGAATACTATATCCCAAGACGGTTGAAAGAGGGCTATGGATTGAATACAAATGCTGTCAAATACGCAGCACAAAAGGGCTTTAAAATGATAATCACAGCCGATTGCGGGATAAGCAACTGCAAGGAAATAGCTCTTGCAAGAGAGCTTGGTATGTCTGTAATAGTTCTTGACCATCATTTGCCATCAGGTGAATTGCCTGATGCCAATGCCATTGTTAATCCCAAACAGGAAGACTGTGAATATCCTTTTTCAGAACTTTCAGCTTCTGGAATTGTTTACAAATTCTGCACAGAACTTTTAGGCAGCGAAGTTTATAGTGAGCTGAAGGAAGAACTTCTTGCATTTGCTGCATTGGGGACAGTTGCCGATATAGCTCCTCTTCTTGACGAAAATAGATTGATTGTGAAAAAAGGATTAAAAAACCTGAACCTTACTTCCAATGCTGGTTTAAATGAATTACTGCAGAGAAAAGAGCTTCATTTCAAAAAGATAATGCCATGGCATATATCGTTCATTATAGCTCCTGTAATAAACGCAGAAGGACGAGTACATGAGTATAGCGATGATGTGCCTTTAGGATATTCTCAAGTTGTAGAACTTTTTACCTCAGGCAGCAATGGAAATTTACCGTCAAAAGTTTCAAGTATTTGTGCAGACAACGATATTCGACAGGATATTGAAAAAAGAATAATGAATGATGCGATGGAGATGGCGAAAGAGGAAATTGAAAAGGGTAATAATATTATAATACTTCATAATGATAATTGGCATCCGGGAGTAATTGGAATTGTTGCATCTAAACTTACGGAGGAATTTTTGAAACCTGTTGTCATAATAGGAGAAGGGGGTAGGGGGTCTGCAAGGTCTTCTGTCAATTTTGATATTTATTCTTCCATTGACAGGTGCGGCAAATACTTGGAATCATATGGGGGACACACTTTTGCCGCAGGTTTCAAAATGGACTATAGAAATTTAGACAATCTTAAAAATGCCCTTTGTGAGATTGCATCTAATTATGAAGTGGATTCTCCATTCCGTAAAAAAGAAGAAATTGATATGGATATTGATTTCGATGAAATGAATAAGGAACTTATAAATGAGTTTGATATGCTCGAACCCTTTGGTTATGGGAATCAGCAACCTGTTTTTATTACCAGAAATGTTACAGTAAAATATGAGCCGCGCATAGTGGGAGATAAACATTTAAAACTATTGCTTTCACAAAATGGATATACCTTACAGGCAATAGGTTTCAATATGGCTGAAAAAAAGGATATCTTGCCTGAAAATGAATATTTTTCCGTAATTTATACACCTCAAATCAATAACTGGAATAATGAAGAGCATATCCAATTGAAGCTCAAAGAGATAGTTATCGAGTAA
- a CDS encoding DUF4416 family protein, with the protein MGDINLDKVVKAKLFCALMFEREEDRQYAENELTKEFGKIELSSNIYKFNHTDYYCEEFGCNLKKKLIVFEKTVEQEILPDIKIKTNEIEDSYLTDKGNRRVNIDPGFILPSKLILASTKNYSHRIYLGKGIYAEVTLMFTKKGVKYLEWTYPDYRSEELAEFLIEVRQNYIKSLKKQDK; encoded by the coding sequence ATGGGAGACATAAATTTAGATAAAGTTGTAAAAGCAAAACTCTTTTGCGCGCTTATGTTTGAACGAGAAGAGGATAGACAGTATGCTGAGAATGAATTAACAAAAGAATTTGGTAAAATAGAGCTTTCAAGCAATATTTATAAATTCAACCACACTGATTATTATTGTGAAGAATTTGGTTGCAACCTAAAAAAAAAGCTCATAGTATTTGAAAAAACAGTGGAGCAGGAAATCCTTCCTGACATCAAAATCAAGACAAATGAAATAGAGGATTCTTATTTAACAGACAAAGGCAATAGAAGAGTCAATATCGACCCCGGTTTTATTCTGCCTTCCAAACTAATTTTGGCTTCAACAAAGAATTACAGCCATAGGATTTATCTTGGCAAAGGTATATATGCAGAAGTAACATTGATGTTTACAAAAAAAGGTGTTAAGTATCTGGAATGGACTTATCCTGATTATAGAAGCGAAGAATTGGCAGAATTTTTGATTGAAGTGAGACAAAATTATATTAAAAGTTTAAAAAAACAAGACAAATGA